A region from the Toxotes jaculatrix isolate fToxJac2 chromosome 2, fToxJac2.pri, whole genome shotgun sequence genome encodes:
- the smim29 gene encoding small integral membrane protein 29: MNSTTQPPAIIDGDVAVSYVLVPFFLITIIGIAAAVVMYIRKKRRIDRLRHQLLPVYTYDPSEELNEAEQEMLWREEDTRIVQGWARSYQQRRPLLAKDVNA; this comes from the exons ATGAACAGCACTACGCAGCCTCCTGCCATCATAGATGGGGATGTGGCAGTCAGCTATGTGTTGGTGCCATTTTTCCTCATCACCATCATTGGAATAGCTGCAGCAGTG GTTATGTATATTCGAAAGAAAAGGAG AATTGACAGACTCCGTCACCAGCTGTTACCAGTTTACACATATGATCCTTCAGAGGAACTtaatgaagctgaacaagaaatgttgtggagagaagaggacaCACGG ATTGTGCAAGGTTGGGCCAGAAGTTATCAACAGCGACGCCCTCTTCTAGCCAAAGACGTCAATGCATGA